Sequence from the Acidobacteriota bacterium genome:
GGCACCGCGAAGGAACTCATCCAGGCGGGGAAGATTCGACACTTCGGCTTGTCGGAAGCGGCTCCCGCGACCATCCGCCGTGCGCACGCCGTGCAACCGGTCGCCGCGCTCCAGACGGAGTATTCGCTGCTCGAACGCGTCGCCGAGACCGACATCCTGGCCACGTGTGAGGAACTCGGCATCGCGTTCGTCCCCTGGGGACCGACGGGCAGGGCCCTGCTGACAGGCCGTTTCAACGAGTACAGCCGATTCGACCAGGCCGACCGGCGAGCCAGCGTGCCCTACTTCGCCCCCGACGCGCTCAGGGCCAACATGGCGGTGGTCGCCCTGGCCCGCGAGTGGGCCCGGCGCAAGAGCGCCACGCCGGTGCAGTTCGCGATGGGGTGGCTGCTCGCCCAGAAGCCGTGGATTGTTCCCATCCCGGGGACCACGCAACTGCACCACCTCGACGAGAACATCCGGAGCAGCACCCTGCGCTTCACACCGGAGGAGTTGCAGCAGATTCGGACTGACCTTTCAGCGATCGCGTTGCAGGGTGTTCGTGCGCCGGAATCAGCCGGGCGCGACCTCTGACCTATCCGGCCGCCACGGCGCTCGCCGCACTGGATGCGATGGAGTGAACGCATCGAAGCACAGGGAAGGACCAGGATGAGTGATACAGCCATCGTTCTGAACGAAGATCGAGATCCTCTCGAGAGTAGTCGCCGGAGATTCATTGCCGCCGGACTCGGCACGGCCGCCGGCGCATCACTGCTGTTCGGAAGCGCAACCGCGCAGGCGCAGTCGGCCGACAACGCGGTCGCCG
This genomic interval carries:
- a CDS encoding aldo/keto reductase; the encoded protein is MTGERDRRSFLSLGLALTAASSAVGVGGAHAGSPAAASNGVQAAGSPASRRIGSLEVSPVGLGCMSMVAGFYNPAPPRQEMVALIRTAVERGVTFFDTAEVYGPFSSEDIVGEALAPFRGNVTIASKFGFAFDGNRTTGRNSRPEHIRRALDGSLKRLRVDVIDLYYLHRVDPAVPIEDVAGTAKELIQAGKIRHFGLSEAAPATIRRAHAVQPVAALQTEYSLLERVAETDILATCEELGIAFVPWGPTGRALLTGRFNEYSRFDQADRRASVPYFAPDALRANMAVVALAREWARRKSATPVQFAMGWLLAQKPWIVPIPGTTQLHHLDENIRSSTLRFTPEELQQIRTDLSAIALQGVRAPESAGRDL